The DNA window ccattttgagctaaGGACTCTTTACCAACATCATTTCAATCAGATTAACCAAAAGAACACCTATTAATCCAAACTAGATAAGAATCACAAATAAACTTTATGCTGAACAGAAACGCTGTGACCATATGCATATCCTTGACAAAATGCTTAACCACTTAAATCATTCCCTCTTGTTCTCCAGTTAGCGGACTGCTGTAGTTCCCATGACAATTAGCGGACTGTTGCAGTTCCTCACCAAAGGAAATGTGACAATCAGATGTCATTTAACCTAACTCATTCATACACCTGCGTAGCTGCTTGAAAAAGCAAGTGCCTCTCTTACTTGAATTGTTCAATAATATGAATAGAAGTTAAAGATAAAACAATGGGCAGAAACAACTTAAGAGAATGGAGCATACATATTAAGACCACAGAAAACTTTTATATGAAGGGCTACGAAGCCTAGTTTTAGAACTTCTCATCCCTTGAAAAGATAAAGATTATATCCACAGTTAAAGCATAACCATTAACAGAAATGATATGTTTTCCAACTTTAAAATATCTTGATAATTGGTTAATAATGCAACTGAGCTCATTCTTGTCTTCCAAAATCCATAAAAAAGCTGTGTACTTAGTGTTTTAATAGACAAGAACCAAACTAGATGAACACCTTTtgaaaaaattggtaaaactaTCCATATAAGACTGAAAACAAGTAGTTTACATTACCCAACCACCAGAGACAACAaatatcaaaacaatccctTACCTAGCATGAATGGATCAATTTATTCCCTGCTAAACATCCTAACCATGCTCTTAAGGTAGTTCACATGAGGCATTGTCACTGAACAATCTAGTGGTTGACCTAATTGAAATGCAGACACAGAAAACAATCTGCGTTATTCATGATAATTACATTAGTAGTTTAGTCCATGGCTAGGTTTAAATATCTTCAGCCTCCAATTAGGACCAAATAATCCATCCAATGGCTCccgaaagaaaaatgaaaagatgaATGCAGCAGCCACAGCCCACAGCGAAGAATCATGTAAATATAATTCTAACAGATTTGAATCAAATATGCCTAATTAAATGAAGTAAATGACTTCCTGAAACCAGAAATTCAGACAAATGTAGAATAAAACCTCACAATTGTATTAGAACAATTCGCTGGCCTCTCAAACGACCTCTAATACTTCTTATTTAGAACACCCAGATCCTGGAATTCATATACAATACAAGATAGATGTTTCCAATCCAGTCTCAGAATGACTGAACTCGAAATTCGaggaagaaaaatatagaaGGAATTGAGAATCAGATATAAACTCGTACACACAAAAAGGTGATCCGGGCAGAGGGGGAAATTTTTTTACAAAGACTAAAGGGGGTTCGTGGGTACCTCTTGAAGGAGATGAGAGAGGAGCGGAAAGAGCTAAGCATCTGCATTCCCTTCTTCGGCCATTGTCTTGATAATTGGTTAATAATCCAGATTTCTTGGTTCTTGTCTATTAAAACTCCTAGGCAGAGGCTTCCATTATCTGGACCGAAAGAAGAGAGGACCAAAGTCCCTCCCACCTGAAATATCAACCGTGAAGcaggaagaaaataaagaatcgCAAGAGTAAAAAAGGGGAAGTACCTACCTGAGATATCACCGGTGGAGAAGAATCGCAAGGAGAAGGATCGTCGGCAGAGAAGAATTGCAAGGAGAACGATCGCCGACGGAGAAGAATTGCAGGGAGAAGAATCCGTTTGGTTCCTGCGATCCCTCCCTCTTAgctgtttttcttttgatttcctttAAAATGCACGCTGCAACACACGTATAACAGCCTCCCCCTTCCCTCGGATATCATGGTCATTCATTTCAAAATAACCACGTGTTGATCATCTAACCCGTGCTACATGATCTGTAGCACAAAAGTGTGCTACAGATTAGCCCAATCCGTGAAAGGACCCAACTGTCCGTATACATTGTGTACTTTCACACCACAGCTGTCTCCGGGATAAGGAACAGTAGACTGGAAGGTTCCCATGCCCTTTTCAGTTCTTTTCTGATAAGAGAGAGGAACTTGCCTTCGTTTCTGTTTTTcctcatctttagtttcaaagtCAATtctacaaaagataaaaaacaGTTTTCTAATACTTTTCAACAGAAGTAGTTGAACTAATGATGTATTCGCATTTATTTATGGTGAGAGTGAGAGGGTTAACATTGCGGACGGGATTCTTTCTTAGACCATGAATTCCAGGAACAATCTCACGCCATTCAAGTAGTGTGGGACCATTTCTAAATATAAGGTCTAACTCATTAAATAATATGAGATTATTGCAAGAGGTCTTTCGGAATAATGAAATTGGGTAATTTCGAATAAATgtgatgttgatttttaatgcaagtttttaaagacaaattaagattcaaaacacTTATTCATTCAGTTTTTTACGATTCTTTACATTTTTCCTTAATTGCTTCTTAAATGGCTAACTTATTGTTGAAGCTAGAAGTATTACGTACTACCTTTAATTATGGAGATTCCTTAAGTCTCTCGACATAATGGTTATTAATCCCTATAGTTGCTAAAAGCTTCTtaaggtaattctcttttaacCGTTTGAGTCACTTTATGTCTCTACATGAGAAGCCTCTTGAGGTATCAATTCTTCAGTTTTGGGAGATGTATAATCTCTCATTCAAGTCTCAATTTAATTCTTTCTCATTTACTCTTCATCTCACTTGGCTTTTAAATAAAGGGAGACTTTAGCATTTGAAACGAGGGTCAAGTCACTTGAAGCATTCAAGTGTGTGTTGTTAAGCTTTGATTTCCTTGAGTTTCTTGgtgttttgttttctagtttgaACATAGCCCTATAGCATTCGAAGGGGTCCATTAGTCAAGTGCACGATTACTGGGGGAACCATCGGGCTGTTTTATCTTGAAGCCCGATTTGTAATATTCCCGCTTGCACCATAGGGGGCATCTACGGTTTTAAGGACAATGTCAAGTGACACGACTCAGCCCATCGATTTTTCTAACAATCTTTGCTACAGATAACAAGAATATTTCATACAAATGATAAATTGAAAGTTCCCCTATCAAGAAGGCGACACTGAGCTTTGCTCTCTTAATATTCCGACACATAATTCCCCTACTTATGAATTAGGTATCACGAATTCTCTATCAACTGGTCTTCCCCAAAGTCCCAAGCGGAACAGATTTCGTGCCACATGATGGCCTTCTTATGTCTCATGGTCTCACAGGTTTGGTGTCAGGATGGAGTGTTCCAGGATGTAACGGATCAACCAAATTCTAAGATCCTTCCGTCAACCTCACTCAAAATTGCAAAACCAAATATGAAAGGTTATCAACCCTTATGGAGACTTTAATTGTAGTTGTTGCAGTTTGGCCTTTGGACTTTGGACTTTTGGAGCTCATTTTTCAACAAACGCACACAACCGCCAAGTGGCTGCGAAGGCAACAGCGAGCGATCTTATAATCTGTATTCCATTTTCTCTACAACTTGAAATTCATACATACTACTACTGTACTACTGTACTACAGTTCCAGTTGGAGTGATTGACACTGCTTCAAGTTACTGAATTTTTTGCTATGAAGCAATTACAATATAATAGAAAGGCAATTGTTGTGAAGTTGATTGGAGACAAATGTTGCAACTAAATGCATCCACtattacttattttttttctttaatagatCGAAGAATGACCAAAAGTTAAAACCGCGAAGAGTTCTGGGTAACCAAAGGGGAGGTGAATGATTAGATTATGTAACCCTGCCTCAAACATGCTAGCAAACAAGATCAAACAAAATTGCGTAGCCAAAATGCAGGGGATATATTGAGACCAACACTCCTTTAAGAGATACCTGAACTGAACATGTCTACTTTGAACTCTCAAAAGTTCTAAATAAGAAAGGAGAAACAAACAAGTGGACATGCAGATAGATGCATGTATCTTGAAGTACAGTATATCATTGATTCATTTACTCGGGGGGTTAGAATTTCATTAAaacttcttcttctgctgctgctgctgctgcaattTACATATAGTTGCTTCAGaaccaaaagaaagagaggccCTCCGGTCTCCAAGGACAATGACGTACATCagttcttcatcatcatcatcatcagatgCTCCCAATAATATCCTTGTAAGTGCCTTTGATTTTCTCGATCAAAGCTTCCCTGGAATTCCATTTATCCCAAGTGACCAGATTATCGCATATGAGAGATAAGGAAAAGGGAACTGATCTAAatataattcaaaaaatttcaatgccTACCGGTCGGGTTTGAATATCAGGTTCCGATAAGCAAACCACTGCAAGGATTGACGAGAAACAAGCATTTAattgcatcagtaacctgataAAACAAATGGATTCCTTCCCCCTATTCTACTGCCACATGGTGCCCATGTCAGTAAATTGTCATCATCCCACTTGAGACTGTTCACTGATTCAACACTATAAAAATTGTGATCTTCGACTTACCCCTGTGTAACCGATTCCAACGAGTTCCAGGACACCAGGGACTAACGGAAGCCTATCAATGGCCTGGTTTGGCATTATTTAAATATTACAAGAAAGATTAGGAGAAGAGTaacagaaaaaagaacaacaatAAACACCTAATTGAAAGATTGAATCATCAACAATAAACACCTAATtgaatttttcaaaacccttCGTACGTTCCTCCTCTACTTATATATAATTTGAGCAAGTGAAGAAGAGATTAGAACAGTAGGAATTATGTGTATGTAACGAATAAATAACGGAGTCTCACCGAGATCATGCCAGTAGAAACCCAGAGCGCAACCAAACCGGCCAATGCAAGAGAAGCCACAGCGTATTTATCATCCAGCTTGTCCCACTGTACAAACCCATCCTCAGAAAAAACCTAAAAAGACTACGAAGCACagataatattaaaaaaaaaaggtgaattgAATCCTTACTGCTTCTTGAATGGATTTCACGAGCTCATCAGGCAGCTCAGAAGTGGCGACTTCGGCTGATGTTTCTCCTGTGGCCATAGTGACAACATTCCGTGCGATCTTACGGCCTGTGGAAGTGAGAGGAGCCAAGAATCAACCAATCCCTCCAAGTTGCAGTGCTTTCAGAAAATTAATTTCCATTATCAAAGGCTCAAATTTTAGTATTCAACAATTTAAAAGGTAATTGCATCACTTACAATAGGAAGTAGACTGCGGGCGGTTCTGAGAAGGAACAGGCAGAGGGAGTGTTGGAAAGCCAACGCATTGTGGCGATGCGGCGGCCGATTGGCGAGAAGCTTTGCCATCGATCAGGGCTGACGATGAGGAGATGGAAAATGTGGTTGAGCTCGAGGCCATCGCTTCCCAGTCTTCTCCAAGATTTCAGCCCTCTTCCTCCTCTATGCTCTCAGAAATTTTGGGGCCACACTCGATGATGATGGATAAGAAGATATGGAGATCAAACTTCAGGGTACTACTCCatttaaactttatttttttgttttggaaaaTTTATATTCTCATAGTTAATCGAATGAGGGAATATTGGTGGTGGGGAATGGGCATCCCTTCTCCCAAAAGTCCAACGATGGCTGACCAATGGTTCCTTACCTTCATCAGGATAGGGCTGACGTGGTAATTGGATAGGCAATTTATGGCATTTGATTGGTTTCGGCAGTTCCGGGTGGATCCCATAGAATCCCTTCTCCTTCAATGGATGAGCCCAGTAacagaagaaaaccctattataaaaaaaaaataataataattacaaataaataaataaagtgtagaagaagaagaccgatAATAGTctaaagtaggggtgtcaactgatCGGCCCGGCCTAATTTGGCTTGACCACTTTAAAGCGTTGCATCGTGAACACTCGTTTAAATaaacgggcctagctttgggaGACATGGTAAGGTTTATAATCGGGTTGGTCAGTGTTGAGTTTTAATTGGGCTTCCTTAAACGAGCCTTAACCAGGCTTTAACGGAgctacggacctatttaagtctaaacaggctctaaacgggctttaaacgtgcctaccttaaaattctattcttaagtgggttgagattatggttgttcttttttttttttttttaagaaaagattCTTatcattacaacttacaaaataaagcttaattaaatcaaatcctactacaaagtaaaaggaaagaacgCTTAActagtttcttactagtagtggcaaaataggaattttatgtagtattaaaaggGCGGGTCAGACTACAACGAGTAGGTTCAAATCAGGCACATAGACGTGTCGGTTGGTTCGGGCGCCCAACGGGCTAGCTACCTACACCGTGAACAcctgtttaataaacgtgtcaggctttattaatcgggccgatCTAGGTCGGGTCATAAACATGTCAGGCTCAGTCGGGCCTACCAGTGCGgacttagaattgacacccgtAGTTGGTACCAAATGTTTTTCAAGCCGAGTCAGAGACTCAGTGCAAAGCTGATATAAAGTCACCAGGCCCAACATCAAATTAACTACATAACCTGGGCCTTCGTGGGTCGAGCCCAAACTTTAAATTGGGCTTGCTTGTCAATATGTTTAAGGTTTAAACACCCCCCCACCCGTGTGAACCCAAGAACACACCATGTATGCTCATGTGTGCCCCCTTATTGGCCCTCGTGCTGAAACAGGAGCCATACAAACAGGGATATGGTTCTCCAAGAAGGTAGTGTGGCCCcaaggttggggggggggggaatgggaGCATTAGGAGAAGAATTAACAGGGGTAAGGAATTTCCGCTTTTCATATGGGGTGAGATACTCATTTTGTTTACCATTGTGTCTGGGCATAAAGACCACAATTTCTTTAGgttattttttcccttaaaaaaaaattcaaaatttacaaaaaataagAGGCGGACACATCCATCAAACACTGGAAAACCGTGAAGGCCCCATAGCCAGAAAATGAGCATCTATTATTAGGAGACCTGAGGAATAACTGAAACATCACAACCTGATTAGAAGAAATCAGACAGACATCCTCGACGATGAACTTTGTTATCCCCATTCCAGGTAGACAGTGGGATGGGAAATGCAGCCCATTTCTCAAATATTCAATATCAGGAGTGCTTGTAATATTATTAACCTTTTGAATGGCTATTGGCAAAATTGCCTTACATCTCCTCACTAAAGAAATCCTCGCTTGATGCTTCACATAATTTTGCCGTATTGCATGATGATGTGGTGTGTTTTTTATAGCTGTATAGATAGACCAATGTCCATATTTGCTACATGTGAAATTTAAGatccaaatatatataatatacatTGTTATGTTCAGGCGTACACGTATCCAATAGTGTATGTCCAAGCACCCTCATTGGtagtttaaaaattttcaatattttattttgccacttagACCACTTTGCATTGGACTTAATCTTGACATGTGGGTAGAGAATCTTGACGGTTTTGTAcacaaaatttgggcccaatctaATATGATACATGCTAGATATTCTAGGTTTACGAAGATAAGCTTCTCTTGGTGCTCCCACTTGGTAATATTTACCCCTAGAAATATTAATCATTCACTGTTTATAGGGGAAGAGTTTTGTGTACCATTGTGTATGGTGCATGACTAGTACTCGCAAAGCCATTGGATGGGGGATGAATGTTTTATGATACTCCCTCTCAACTCCATCCAATGGCTATGTACATGGTCGTGCATACAACGTGCCCCTTCTCATGATTGTTCTTGTGTATGAACAAGATaggattctttctcccatattgtaattagggaaaaagaagctaAGAAGGAAGCATTGCCTGTAGATCCAGACATAAAGAGGAGTGAAAAGAATATCTTGcccatgaaaaatgaaaatctcaccATTGTTGATGCTTCGACGTATGCTTTAAGTGATTCCGAGCTATTGcaagtaaggatgtgaatttgtaatcgaaatcATTTATCGAGACTTAACCGATCCGTTTACACCGAGACAGCAAaattgtttagtaaatggtgcggtagGCCGATTAACTAAACGGGTCGGGTCGATTTTAACCAcggaacccattggtttcaaatcgaattgaaaccatttaaaccgaaccgattaatcaatataacaattaaataaagaaggggcagtaatccatataacaattaacaattaaattaagtatcCATCCTGttttaatatgatttattacaattcagttcaagtttagactttagatcaagaacttgtaatccatatatgttactatgttattatgttatcatagatggggtgttttggctgaaccacctgtcattttaatattttatgttgtagaaggctggatttggatgttgtatgatattagttctaaatgtttgagaatgaccatgcaaagaaataacactagattatcaaattaagacatactaTCTTTactatagaatctcttatttgtggttgccaattattttttgataagcttatgatatttagtttagagatggttgcaagttataacaaactgattatgaaccgttttacaaaccgtatggaataaatcgaaactgaaaccatttaaaacagtgaaaccgacaccgtttagaaaccatggaaaccaaaactgtttactaaaaggtcacggtttcagaaagtggagccgtttagtaaatggtgtggttatggttttaatcaaataaatattaACCGAATCGATTCGTACTAtttaaaccgaaatcaaaccgattaacactcTTAATTGCAAGCACCACATTGCCATTTAAGGAACCCTCACCCTTATAATTATGGGTGAGTGGTAGCAACGCTAAGCGTTCCCAACAAATAAACGCTACATTAAATATGAACCTTTGATCTCTTTATAATTAATCTCTGCccatccattggtttcaatccTTTATTAAGGGTGGTTACATACACAGCCGGTTCCCAAGGAAAAGGGTATTACAGACGGGACCCATTTGCAAGTGCTTCCAACTCTTTGATTTCTGAAACCACAAATCGCAGCCAATCCATTATTAATCTTGATCGTTATTTATCAAGCCTTCAATCTCGACCGATGCTTCTTGACCTCCCACCACTTCGTCAATGAATGGTCAGATccgtcttcttctttttccacgAAGTTGAAGGTCTCCCCGTCGGAAGTTTCTGTGTTTGGAAGCCGAAATCCGTGGAAGCATCTCCAGATAGATGCAAGAAGACCAGCTCTACTGGATCTGGATCTTCAAAGCGATGGAAATTCAGAACTTCCCTCCCCGGAGCAACAGCGATACATACGTCTTCTTGTCTCAGTCCAAGAccatgagaaagagaaatgacAAAACTGAAAAAGCTACTGACAGGGCGGCGGTTCCGAAAGCTGATAAGCACCAACAACATCCTAAAGAGAGGAGAAACTCCATGTCCAACCCAGAACACAATTCCTCCCAGAATAAAGTTCTCATAGCCGTCGCCACCGCTACCGCTGCCGCTGCGAAGGGCAAAGTGAAAGCCAAGGGAGTATCCGTTGAAATGGTATCTGCTCACGAGATCCATCACGTTTGTAACAGAGTTATAAAGGAGGAAGACCGCAAACGTTCCCATCTTCCTTACAGACAAGATTTGGTGGGTTTCTTCTGTAATGTGAATGGATTGAGCAGGAACCTTCATCCCTTTAAAGCATAATAATGTGAATGTatttttgttagtttttttgttttctagtaAATATTTTACGAGTTACATAgaaagaatttgggttttgaaaCTCGGATCAAACATCACTGATCATCGTTCCTTCAAAGCTATCAGTAGGGtatcttgcttttgattttgattttgatttccttcGTAAATTCCTGCAACTTGAGAGTCGAAGGTCGAAGGTCGAAGGGGTCGTTGGGGTTTGTCCCAACAAAGCAGAGCAGAACAGTGGAGAGAATATTACCGAAACAACCGGTAATCATTTGAAATTGAAGGGATAGTTCAGATTTATTATATTCAGATCAGAGGTTTAGATATAATGTAGCGTTCAGAAGGTGGAAACGCTTAAGCACTACTATCTTTTAGCCTATAATTATTACTTAATAAATTACTGTGTAAACATTATTAGGCCTTACTCTCactgccactctctctctctctctctctctctctctctctcacacacacacacacacacaaaattattcggtttctctccctttttttcctgggattttttatttacatttataaggtgttaaataatttttttttataaattatataaaacatgtaaaacaatataaaaaaaaaagtaccctTATAATTCAAAAGGAAAGGGTAATCTACACATTTAAAAAGAGTAGACGAGAAGAAGAGGTAAAAATTTAACTGTATAAAAGtttcagaaaacaaaaattgaaaggtagaatattttagtaaatataagcTAGGTGTTGGGGGAGTGAcaataattagggttttttttttttttttttttaatatatatattcaagATGTGCCCAGTAATAGGAGTGTAGAGTGTTGTAGAATGGAGTACCATGAGGAAAACTTTTTGACTGTCTTCGCTCGCCTTGAGGTTGAATCCCTGACTGAGGTTGTCTATCCTAATTCTCTATCTATTTTTCGGATTTTGAGACACCCACACAGGGAGTGGGGAGTAGGCGCTTAGACGATAGATCGAGCACCCAAAAAGCACCCAGGCATAGGGGCATTCATGATAAGAATGCATATATGGGAAGGAAGGGGAACGGGTAATCCTCTCCCCACATGGGGAGGTGATTCCAGACTCGGGAAGGAATGTAGATTGGAGACATTATTGCTACCTCAGAcacttcagagagagagagagagagagagagagagagagagagagagtcacgcataggggtgtcaatggaacccagcccaaccctaaggtctcttaattCAATCCaagcctagcccaaccctaggtctggttgggatatctcagcccatGCCCAACCCTGTCGagtttagcccaacccaacccaaccctgatcGACTCTGATTGGGCCGAGTTTAACCCAATccagtccaacccaatactatcgttacttggttgcttgatcttgatgcattgcaaaggccaaagaccaaagttttcatATATGtatagattgtggaaaacgaaaaacctttttttataagtaccgattaataattattaacatattaatatgattatatacttaatacacatggttgggttggattgagtTGGTTTGGGtcgggttgagacctcaacccagacccaacccaacccttcATTAGGCTTGAAAATCTTAatcctaacccaccctatgggaTGAAATTTCAGCCCGAGCCTTGTTCTGGCTCAAGGTGAGATAGAGTTGATTCGGATTGATCGGACTTTTTTTACACCCCTGGTCGCACATTTTGGAACCCACGGGCCCCCCTCTCAGAGTTAATATTTGACTGAATCAAATTCAGTCAAATGGAGTAGACCCGTATATCCTATCCTATCCTATTCTGTCCATGACTAGAGGCTATAGGGCCACACTGCCACAGTCCCTTAGCCGGAGGCCATAAGATCCGCAGAGAGAACCCCAATTCCTTATCCTTCTTcacggtctctctctctctctctctctctctctctctctatatatatatatattttcctactttttttttcctcagttCCTTCCTTCTCCCTTGGGAGGGATATAAGCAAATGaattatagaaaagaaaagaaaaaaaagaaaaaaaaaaaacaaatgctTTGGctaagaatcaaatcaaaacaacAACATGATTGCTTGATTGCAGAAGAATattctttggttttctttttttccctaccTTTGGGGGTTGGAGGAGTAAAAtatgttatttaaaaaaatatatatttttgaagTAACAAATAAGTATTCATCTTACATATGTTAAATAAAGTTATAAGGGTATTTTTCTATTATTGGAGAGAACTCCCATGCATTTCTTACTTTCTTCCATTGGGCACTTTTTTCCTTATCAATGTATCCTTTGTTGGTGAAGGATTGATATAGAAGTTTGAAATGCTAGCGATCACACCACTATTCAATAGTTTAAAAGTTCTTTAGCCCATAGAATAATGagattattattactattattattattattattattattattattattattattattattatttaagaaTAATGAGATTGTTTGGGGAGAGTGGGAGACTCATTCTTCACGTCTTAAGGAGCAAAGAACCTACTTCGTTTGAAGATGTTCTTGtggagtgattttttttttttttaaataaggaaATTTAAGTGGATAAAATAAGTAAAGGCTTTAAGGACTTAGCCACATAAACGGAGCTGGAGATAAcggggagagaaaatcaattcGAAGTACTGTACGAGAGTAGTACAATTCTGATTTAAGCCAAaccaaaataacaaataaaaggtTAATGGAAAAGGAAGGCATAATAATAGTTAGAAATCAATAATCATGTTCCGACTTCCGAACctacaaaaaattaaataatttgtgATCATTTCTGAGGCCTTCTCcggaaaataaagaaggaatgGAAATTCCCtgatattaaaaagaaaaatataatgtCATTATCATCATCTACTTCTTCTGACGATTCTGTGTTGCCCAGTCAGGGGGATGGGTTGACTCAAGACTAAAACTGCCCAGGCCCCAACCCCACAACCCATGGGCCCCTCCAAGTCGCGCACTGCTCTGCGGCGTGGAGGGTTGAGGCAACCCTAAAATCAGAATTCTCAACTCTAAAAACTCCAACCCTGCCAACTGCCGAGGGTGCGAACTGTGCcctccttcctttttttctctgcCTCACCAGGCCGGCGGCAAACGGGataacgagagagagagagagagaccttttcCCTTGTGTAACTAGCAAATATTACTCAGGGTTGATGACCCTGAAAGATTGATGCACCGCTGTTGCGATGTCGTCGGCTGATCCCAGTTTGCACTCATCTTCCATCTGATATTaccccataaaaaataaaaaaataat is part of the Macadamia integrifolia cultivar HAES 741 chromosome 9, SCU_Mint_v3, whole genome shotgun sequence genome and encodes:
- the LOC122088555 gene encoding protein CURVATURE THYLAKOID 1B, chloroplastic-like, translated to MASSSTTFSISSSSALIDGKASRQSAAASPQCVGFPTLPLPVPSQNRPQSTSYCRKIARNVVTMATGETSAEVATSELPDELVKSIQEAWDKLDDKYAVASLALAGLVALWVSTGMISAIDRLPLVPGVLELVGIGYTGWFAYRNLIFKPDREALIEKIKGTYKDIIGSI